The proteins below come from a single Nitrospiraceae bacterium genomic window:
- a CDS encoding response regulator gives MNHLPSPPPLAKDLMDPKALPLRSGKFENDLALQFLSGQYCGWPVVDSTRKILGIVSDLRLFEAVSRLDSLDELRVEDTMTPPVYVREDEPLDMVLNLMIQTQIQRMPVVGDQILVGVISKANVLRHCLPTSTFSQFVSSCAWCERVSDLSVEPAGAKGFRTLATFLSMEHLKFSEIDLVNTYCPSCLQTLQALNTASGSLSSDETETPEGRPCLLVVDDDPSVGSLLSQALKEWGYKVLVARNGWEGLTVASRQTVDGILLDMDMPIMDGRTMLDELRWLGHQMPVLMMSGASDERALRQLLQEGAQGFFVKPVHLKSLKEACRRILEKNDAQSSSRYHVV, from the coding sequence ATGAACCACCTGCCTTCACCTCCTCCATTGGCAAAAGACTTAATGGACCCAAAAGCCTTGCCACTTAGAAGTGGGAAATTCGAAAACGATCTGGCCTTGCAATTCCTCTCCGGTCAATATTGTGGATGGCCTGTGGTTGATTCCACCCGAAAAATTCTTGGGATTGTGTCGGATCTCCGGTTGTTCGAAGCCGTTTCACGCTTGGATTCGCTGGATGAACTCAGAGTGGAAGATACTATGACCCCGCCGGTTTATGTGCGCGAGGATGAACCGCTTGATATGGTGTTGAATTTGATGATTCAGACGCAAATCCAGAGAATGCCTGTAGTGGGTGATCAGATTCTCGTCGGAGTCATCTCCAAGGCCAATGTGTTGCGGCATTGTCTTCCAACTTCGACTTTCTCTCAATTCGTTTCTTCGTGCGCATGGTGTGAACGCGTGTCGGATCTATCTGTGGAGCCTGCCGGTGCAAAAGGATTTCGGACATTGGCAACCTTCCTGTCGATGGAGCATCTCAAATTCTCTGAGATCGATCTTGTGAATACCTACTGCCCCTCGTGTTTGCAAACCCTTCAGGCACTCAATACAGCGTCGGGGAGTCTGTCCTCTGATGAAACCGAGACTCCGGAAGGACGTCCATGTCTGTTGGTGGTTGATGATGATCCTTCTGTGGGCAGCCTGTTGAGTCAGGCGCTCAAGGAATGGGGATATAAAGTCCTTGTTGCCAGAAATGGATGGGAAGGCCTGACTGTGGCAAGCCGCCAAACGGTGGATGGCATTTTATTGGATATGGATATGCCCATTATGGATGGGCGGACCATGCTGGATGAATTACGATGGTTGGGACATCAAATGCCGGTGTTGATGATGTCTGGCGCTTCGGACGAACGAGCCCTCCGGCAACTGTTACAGGAAGGCGCTCAAGGGTTTTTTGTCAAACCGGTTCATCTGAAATCTCTCAAGGAAGCCTGTCGCAGGATTCTGGAAAAAAATGACGCACAGTCCTCCTCTCGCTACCATGTGGTCTGA
- a CDS encoding response regulator, which produces MGIRCRCGKEWMGDLVLAGRRPVDGMLVDMDMPIMDGRTMLRELRWLGYQIPVLMMSNELDGQVIGNC; this is translated from the coding sequence GTGGGGATACGATGTCGTTGCGGCAAGGAATGGATGGGAGACTTGGTTCTGGCGGGTCGCCGCCCGGTGGATGGAATGCTTGTAGATATGGATATGCCTATTATGGACGGACGGACCATGCTTCGTGAATTGCGATGGTTGGGCTATCAAATTCCTGTGCTGATGATGTCAAACGAGCTGGACGGACAGGTCATCGGCAACTGTTGA